A genomic stretch from Streptomyces sp. QL37 includes:
- a CDS encoding ABC transporter ATP-binding protein, which translates to MSSEPVVQARGLVKRYGTRAAVDGLDLEVAAGAVTAVLGPNGAGKTTTIETCEGYRRPDEGTVRVLGLDPVADAAALRPRIGVMLQSGGVYSGARADEMLRHMAKLHVHPLDVDALVERLGLGSCGRTTYRRLSGGQQQRLALAMAVVGRPELVFLDEPTAGLDPQARRSTWDLIRELRTDGVSVVLTTHFMDEAEELADDVAVIDAGRVIAQGSPEQLCRGGAENTLRFTGRPGLDLGSLLKALPDGSEAAELTTGTYRITGQIDPELLATVTSWCAQHGVMPDGIAVERHTLEDVFLELTGKELRA; encoded by the coding sequence ATGAGCAGTGAGCCCGTCGTACAGGCCAGGGGCCTCGTCAAGCGGTACGGCACCAGAGCAGCGGTCGACGGCCTCGATCTGGAGGTCGCGGCGGGCGCCGTGACCGCGGTCCTCGGCCCCAACGGCGCCGGCAAGACCACCACGATCGAGACCTGCGAGGGCTACCGCCGTCCGGATGAGGGGACCGTGCGGGTCCTCGGTCTGGACCCGGTCGCGGACGCCGCGGCGCTCCGTCCCCGGATCGGCGTGATGCTGCAGTCCGGCGGCGTCTACTCGGGCGCCCGCGCCGACGAGATGCTGCGCCACATGGCGAAGCTGCACGTCCACCCGCTGGACGTCGACGCCCTCGTCGAACGCCTCGGGCTCGGCAGCTGCGGCCGGACCACCTACCGCCGGCTCTCCGGCGGCCAGCAGCAGCGCCTCGCGCTGGCCATGGCCGTCGTCGGCCGCCCCGAGCTGGTCTTCCTGGACGAGCCGACGGCGGGTCTCGACCCGCAGGCCCGCCGCTCGACGTGGGACCTGATCCGGGAGCTGCGCACCGACGGGGTGTCGGTCGTCCTCACCACCCACTTCATGGACGAGGCCGAGGAGCTCGCCGACGACGTCGCCGTCATCGACGCGGGCCGGGTCATCGCCCAGGGCAGCCCGGAGCAGCTGTGCCGCGGCGGCGCCGAGAACACCCTGCGCTTCACGGGCCGCCCCGGCCTCGACCTCGGCTCGCTGCTGAAGGCGCTGCCCGACGGAAGCGAGGCGGCCGAGCTCACCACGGGCACCTACCGCATCACCGGGCAGATCGACCCCGAGCTGCTGGCGACCGTCACTTCCTGGTGCGCCCAGCACGGTGTGATGCCGGACGGCATCGCGGTGGAGCGGCACACCCTCGAGGACGTCTTCCTGGAACTGACCGGCAAGGAGCTGCGCGCATGA
- the sufB gene encoding Fe-S cluster assembly protein SufB: MTLPTETAHPELEGLGTYEFGWADSDAAGAAAKRGLSEAVVRDISEKKNEPEWMLKLRLKGLKLFDKKPMPNWGSDLSGIDFDNIKYFVRSTEKQAESWEDLPEDIKNTYDKLGIPEAEKQRLVAGVAAQYESEVVYHQINEELESQGVIFMDTDTALKEHPELFKEYFGTVIPVGDNKFASLNSAVWSGGSFIYVPKGVHVEIPLQAYFRINTENMGQFERTLIIVDEDAYVHYVEGCTAPIYSSDSLHSAVVEIIVKKGGRCRYTTIQNWSNNVYNLVTKRAVAYEGATMEWVDGNIGSKVTMKYPAVYLMGEHAKGETLSIAFAGEGQHQDAGAKMVHMAPNTSSNIVSKSVARGGGRTSYRGLIEIGEGAPGAKSNVLCDALLVDTISRSDTYPYVDVREDDVSMGHEATVSKVSEDQLFYLMSRGMTEFEAMAMIVRGFVEPIAKELPMEYALELNRLIELQMEGSVG; encoded by the coding sequence ATGACGCTCCCTACGGAGACTGCCCACCCTGAGCTCGAGGGCCTGGGCACGTACGAATTCGGCTGGGCCGACTCCGACGCGGCAGGCGCGGCGGCGAAGCGCGGCCTGTCCGAAGCTGTCGTCCGCGACATCTCGGAGAAGAAGAACGAACCGGAGTGGATGCTGAAGCTCCGGCTCAAGGGCCTGAAGCTGTTCGACAAGAAGCCCATGCCGAACTGGGGCTCGGACCTGTCGGGCATCGACTTCGACAACATCAAGTACTTCGTGCGGTCCACGGAGAAGCAGGCGGAGTCCTGGGAGGACCTGCCCGAGGACATCAAGAACACGTACGACAAGCTCGGCATCCCGGAGGCGGAGAAGCAGCGCCTGGTCGCCGGTGTCGCCGCGCAGTACGAGTCCGAGGTGGTCTACCACCAGATCAACGAGGAGCTCGAGTCGCAGGGTGTCATCTTCATGGACACCGACACCGCGCTGAAGGAGCACCCGGAGCTCTTCAAGGAGTACTTCGGCACCGTCATCCCCGTCGGTGACAACAAGTTCGCCTCGCTGAACTCCGCCGTGTGGTCCGGCGGCTCCTTCATCTACGTGCCGAAGGGCGTGCACGTCGAGATCCCGCTCCAGGCCTACTTCCGTATCAACACGGAGAACATGGGCCAGTTCGAGCGGACGCTGATCATCGTCGACGAGGACGCCTACGTCCACTACGTCGAGGGCTGCACCGCGCCGATCTACTCCTCGGACTCGCTGCACTCCGCGGTCGTCGAGATCATCGTGAAGAAGGGCGGCCGCTGCCGCTACACGACCATCCAGAACTGGTCGAACAACGTCTACAACCTGGTCACCAAGCGCGCCGTGGCGTACGAGGGCGCGACCATGGAGTGGGTCGACGGCAACATCGGCTCCAAGGTCACCATGAAGTACCCGGCCGTCTACCTGATGGGCGAGCACGCCAAGGGCGAGACCCTGTCCATCGCCTTCGCGGGCGAGGGCCAGCACCAGGACGCCGGCGCCAAGATGGTCCACATGGCTCCGAACACCTCCTCCAACATCGTCTCCAAGTCGGTGGCGCGAGGCGGTGGCCGCACCTCCTACCGCGGTCTCATCGAGATCGGCGAGGGCGCGCCGGGCGCCAAGTCCAACGTGCTGTGCGACGCGCTGCTCGTGGACACCATCTCCCGCTCCGACACCTACCCCTACGTCGACGTCCGCGAGGACGACGTGTCGATGGGTCACGAGGCGACCGTCTCCAAGGTCTCCGAGGACCAGCTCTTCTACCTGATGAGCCGCGGCATGACCGAGTTCGAGGCCATGGCGATGATCGTGCGCGGCTTCGTCGAGCCGATCGCCAAGGAGCTGCCCATGGAGTACGCCCTGGAGCTCAACCGGCTGATCGAGCTGCAGATGGAGGGTTCGGTCGGCTAG
- a CDS encoding ABC transporter permease codes for MSAGTYTPRPGAAPLPRMIAAQAALETRMLLRNGEQLLLTVVIPTLLLVLFSAVDIVDTGTGEPVDFLAPGVLALAVMSTAFTGQAIATGFERRYGVLKRLGASPLPRWGLMAAKTVSVLVTEVLQIVLLTVIAFALGWSPEGSPFAVLLLLALGTVAFSGLGLLMAGTLKAEATLAAANLVFLLLLVGGGVIVPLDRFPDAARSVLGLLPISALSDGLRDVLQHGAAMPWGDAAVLAVWSVLGLGAAARFFRWE; via the coding sequence ATGAGCGCCGGTACGTACACCCCGCGCCCCGGCGCCGCCCCGCTGCCCCGCATGATCGCCGCACAGGCCGCGCTGGAGACTCGGATGCTCCTGCGCAACGGCGAACAGCTGCTGCTCACCGTGGTCATCCCGACACTGCTGCTCGTACTGTTCAGCGCGGTCGACATCGTCGACACGGGCACGGGCGAGCCGGTCGACTTCCTGGCACCCGGCGTCCTCGCGCTCGCGGTGATGTCCACGGCCTTCACCGGCCAGGCCATCGCGACCGGATTCGAACGCCGCTACGGGGTGCTGAAGCGACTGGGCGCCTCACCTCTGCCCCGCTGGGGCCTGATGGCGGCGAAGACCGTCTCGGTGCTGGTCACGGAGGTGCTGCAGATCGTCCTGCTGACGGTGATCGCCTTCGCTCTGGGCTGGTCGCCCGAGGGCAGTCCGTTCGCCGTGCTGCTGCTCCTGGCACTGGGCACCGTGGCCTTCTCCGGACTGGGGCTGCTCATGGCGGGGACGCTGAAGGCCGAGGCGACCCTGGCGGCGGCCAACCTGGTCTTCCTGCTGCTGCTGGTCGGCGGCGGGGTCATCGTGCCGCTGGACAGGTTCCCGGACGCGGCGCGGTCGGTGCTGGGTCTGCTGCCGATCTCGGCGCTCTCCGACGGGCTCAGGGACGTCCTCCAGCACGGCGCGGCGATGCCCTGGGGCGACGCGGCGGTCCTGGCCGTCTGGTCGGTCCTGGGGCTGGGCGCGGCCGCCAGGTTCTTCCGCTGGGAGTGA
- a CDS encoding metalloregulator ArsR/SmtB family transcription factor, producing MKYVGEAPQEELATGERSTRNRVARSILDHGPSTVADLAKRVGLTQAAVRRHLDALGSDDVVEAREQRVYGARTRGRPAKVFALTDCGRDAFDQSYDKLAADALRWIAETAGDEALVAFARARMASQSEKYRAVIEAADPEARTEALAKALSADGYAATARSAPGRQQGEQLCQHHCPVAHVAEQFPQLCEAETEFFSSLLGTHVQRLATLAHGDGVCTTFVPRSSPTAPQTSQTTHSASASTAGRNPA from the coding sequence GTGAAATACGTTGGCGAGGCTCCTCAGGAGGAACTCGCGACCGGTGAGCGTTCGACGCGCAACCGGGTCGCGCGCTCCATCCTGGACCACGGCCCGTCCACCGTCGCCGATCTGGCGAAGCGCGTCGGTCTGACCCAGGCCGCCGTCCGTCGCCATCTGGACGCACTCGGCTCCGACGATGTGGTCGAGGCCCGCGAGCAGCGGGTCTACGGAGCGCGGACCCGCGGCCGTCCGGCCAAGGTCTTCGCCCTCACCGACTGCGGCCGGGACGCGTTCGACCAGTCCTACGACAAGCTCGCCGCCGACGCCCTGCGCTGGATCGCCGAGACGGCGGGGGACGAGGCGCTCGTCGCCTTCGCCCGCGCCAGGATGGCCTCCCAGTCCGAGAAGTACCGGGCCGTGATCGAGGCCGCGGACCCCGAGGCCCGCACCGAGGCCTTGGCCAAGGCCTTGTCGGCCGACGGGTACGCTGCTACGGCGCGCAGCGCCCCGGGCCGTCAACAGGGCGAGCAACTGTGCCAGCACCACTGCCCGGTCGCGCACGTAGCCGAGCAGTTCCCGCAGCTGTGCGAGGCGGAGACGGAGTTCTTCTCCAGCCTGCTCGGGACCCATGTGCAGCGTCTTGCCACCCTCGCCCACGGTGACGGTGTGTGCACGACGTTCGTTCCGCGCAGCAGCCCCACGGCACCACAGACTTCACAGACCACTCATTCAGCATCTGCAAGTACGGCCGGGAGGAACCCCGCATGA